The following proteins are co-located in the Chlorocebus sabaeus isolate Y175 chromosome 21, mChlSab1.0.hap1, whole genome shotgun sequence genome:
- the AOC1 gene encoding diamine oxidase [copper-containing], with the protein MERETPALGWAVAAILMLQMAMAEPSLGTLHRKAGVFSDLSNQELKAVHSFLWSKKELRLQPSRAPTMTKNTVFLIEMLLPKKHHVLRFLDKGERQPVREARAVIFFGDQEHPNITEFAVGPLPGPRYMRALSPRPGHQSSWASRPVSTAEYALLSHTLQEATKPLHQFFLNTTGFSFQDCHDRCLAFTDVAPRGMASGQRRSWLIIQRYVEGYFLHPTGLELLVDHGSTDARHWAVEQVWYNGKFYGSPEELARKYADGEVDVVVLEDPLPRGKGHESTEEPPLYSSYKPRGDFPSPIHVSGPRFVQPHGPRFRLEGNAVLYGGWSFAFRLRSSSGLQILNVQFGGERIAYEVSVQEAVALYGGHTPAGMQTKYLDVGYGLGSLTHELAPGIDCPETATYLDTFHYYDTDDPVHYPRALCLFEMPTGVPLRRHFNSNFKGGFNFYGGLKGQVLVLRTTSTVYNYDYIWDFIFYPNGVMEAKMHATGYVYATFYTPEGLRHGTRLHTHLIGNIHTHLVHYRVDLDVAGTKNSFQTLQMKLENITNPWSPRHRVVQPTLEQTRYSRERQAAFRFKRKLPRYLLFTSPQENPWGHKRSYRLQIHSMADQVLPLGWQEEQAITWARYPLAVTKYRESELCSSSIYHQNDPWDPPVVFEKFLHNNENIENEDLVAWVTVGFLHVPHSEDIPNTATPGNSVGFLLRPFNFFPEDPSLASRDTVIVWPRDNGPNYVQRWIPEDRDCSMPPPFSYNGTYRPV; encoded by the exons ATGGAGCGAGAGACCCCCGCCCTGGGCTGGGCCGTGGCTGCCATCCTGATGCTGCAGATGGCCATGGCAGAGCCCTCCCTGGGAACTCTGCACAGGAAGGCAGGGGTGTTTTCAGACCTGAGCAACCAAGAGCTGAAAGCAGTGCACAGCTTCCTCTGGTCCAAGAAGGAGCTGAGGCTGCAGCCCTCTAGGGCCCCCACCATGACCAAGAACACTGTGTTTCTCATCGAGATGCTGCTGCCCAAGAAGCACCATGTGCTGAGGTTTCTGGATAAAGGCGAAAGGCAGCCTGTGCGGGAAGCCCGTGCCGTCATCTTCTTTGGTGACCAGGAGCACCCAAATATCACTGAGTTTGCTGTGGGGCCCCTGCCAGGGCCCCGCTACATGCGAGCACTGTCCCCCAGGCCTGGGCACCAGTCCTCCTGGGCATCGAGGCCCGTCTCCACAGCAGAGTATGCCCTCCTCAGCCACACCCTGCAGGAAGCCACCAAGCCCCTGCATCAGTTCTTCCTCAATACCACAGGCTTCTCATTCCAAGACTGCCATGACAGATGCCTGGCCTTCACCGACGTGGCCCCCCGGGGCATGGCTTCTGGCCAGCGCCGCAGTTGGCTCATCATACAGCGCTATGTAGAAGGCTACTTTCTGCACCCCACTGGGCTGGAGCTCCTCGTGGATCATGGGAGCACAGATGCCCGGCACTGGGCCGTGGAGCAGGTGTGGTACAACGGGAAGTTCTATGGGAGCCCAGAGGAACTGGCTCGGAAGTATGCAGATGGAGAGGTGGACGTGGTGGTCCTGGAGGACCCACTGCCTAGGGGCAAGGGGCATGAGAGCACAGAGGAGCCGCCCCTCTACTCCTCCTACAAGCCCCGCGGGGACTTCCCCAGCCCCATCCATGTGAGCGGCCCCCGCTTTGTCCAGCCCCACGGCCCTCGcttcaggctggagggcaatgctgtgcTCTATGGGGGTTGGAGCTTTGCCTTCCGGCTTCGCTCCTCCTCCGGGCTGCAGATCCTGAACGTGCAGTTTGGTGGAGAGCGCATTGCCTATGAGGTCAGCGTGCAAGAGGCAGTGGCCCTGTATGGAGGACACACACCTGCAGGCATGCAGACCAAGTACCTCGATGTGGGCTATGGCCTGGGCAGCCTCACTCATGAGTTAGCCCCCGGCATCGACTGCCCGGAGACTGCCACCTACCTGGACACCTTCCACTACTACGACACCGATGACCCGGTCCATTATCCCCGAGCCCTCTGCCTCTTTGAAATGCCCACAGGGGTGCCCCTTCGGCGGCACTTTAATTCCAACTTTAAAGGTGGCTTCAACTTCTATGGCGGGCTGAAGGGCCAGGTGCTGGTGCTGCGGACAACTTCAACTGTCTACAATTATGATTACATTTGGGACTTCATCTTCTACCCCAACGGGGTGATGGAGGCCAAGATGCATGCCACTGGCTACGTCTACGCCACCTTCTACACTCCTGAGGGGCTGCGCCACGGCACTCGCCTGCACACCCACCTGATTGGCAACATACACACTCACTTGGTGCACTACCGCGTCGACCTGGATGTAGCAG GCACCAAGAACAGCTTCCAGACACTGCAGATGAAGCTAGAAAACATCACCAACCCCTGGAGCCCGAGACACCGCGTTGTCCAGCCGACCCTGGAGCAGACGCGGTACTCCCGGGAGCGCCAGGCGGCTTTCCGCTTCAAAAGGAAGCTGCCCCGGTACCTGCTCTTTACCAGCCCCCAGGAGAACCCCTGGGGCCACAAGCGCAGCTACCGCCTGCAGATCCACTCCATGGCTGACCAGGTGCTGCCCCTAGGCTGGCAGGAGGAGCAGGCCATCACCTGGGCAAG GTACCCCCTGGCAGTGACCAAGTACCGGGAGTCAGAGCTGTGTAGCAGCAGCATCTACCACCAGAACGACCCCTGGGACCCGCCCGTGGTCTTTGAGAAGTTTCTTCACAACAATGAGAACATTGAAAATGAG GACCTGGTGGCCTGGGTGACGGTGGGCTTCCTGCACGTCCCCCACTCAGAGGACATTCCCAACACAGCCACACCTGGGAACTCCGTGGGCTTCCTGCTCCGGCCATTCAACTTCTTCCCAGAGGACCCCTCCCTGGCATCCAGAGACACTGTGATCGTGTGGCCTCGGGACAACGGCCCCAACTACGTCCAGCGCTGGATCCCTGAGGACAGGGACTGCTCGATGCCTCCCCCTTTTAGCTACAATGGGACCTACAGACCCGTGTGA